The proteins below come from a single Arthrobacter crystallopoietes genomic window:
- a CDS encoding TetR/AcrR family transcriptional regulator: protein MTSTETEVTERVRKSIKNSGMAQREVAHHIGLDETKLSKALNGTRRFHPQELTDLADITGVTVNWLLSGSDETHGPSVPPPARILPTKHREDSEHAQKRRAIIEAAWWLLARRGYSAVRIADIAYACDMSTAAIHYYFSTKREIFAETLRYSIKLAFDRQIAELHTITDPVRRLKRLIELQLPAGERGSAEFSIWLQTWADVAVDGSGKENHAQGYRRWYKTVEDAILQGQESGVFVDIPSDQLAMELTSMVDGLGIKVLTGILTADQMYSHIESFIDRNIVLSQGSSA, encoded by the coding sequence ATGACATCAACTGAGACGGAGGTCACAGAGCGCGTCCGGAAGTCCATCAAGAACTCCGGAATGGCGCAACGTGAGGTGGCACACCACATTGGTTTGGACGAGACCAAACTGTCCAAGGCGCTCAACGGCACCCGGCGCTTCCACCCGCAGGAGCTGACGGATCTGGCCGACATTACCGGCGTTACGGTCAACTGGCTGCTGTCCGGGTCGGATGAAACGCACGGTCCGTCCGTGCCGCCTCCGGCCAGGATCCTCCCGACCAAGCACCGGGAGGACAGCGAGCACGCCCAGAAACGGCGCGCCATCATCGAGGCGGCCTGGTGGCTGTTGGCCCGCCGCGGCTATTCCGCGGTCCGCATCGCCGATATCGCTTACGCCTGCGACATGAGCACAGCCGCAATCCACTACTACTTCTCGACCAAGCGCGAAATCTTTGCCGAAACCTTGCGCTACTCCATCAAACTGGCCTTCGACCGCCAGATCGCCGAACTGCACACCATCACGGATCCGGTCCGCCGGCTCAAGCGGCTGATCGAACTCCAGCTACCCGCCGGCGAGCGCGGCAGCGCGGAGTTCTCCATCTGGCTGCAGACCTGGGCAGACGTGGCAGTTGATGGTTCCGGCAAGGAGAACCACGCGCAGGGCTACCGCCGCTGGTACAAGACCGTCGAAGACGCGATCCTTCAGGGCCAGGAATCCGGCGTTTTCGTAGACATCCCCTCCGACCAGCTCGCCATGGAGCTGACCAGCATGGTGGACGGCCTCGGCATCAAGGTCCTGACCGGGATTCTGACTGCAGATCAGATGTACAGCCATATCGAAAGTTTTATTGACCGCAACATCGTCCTATCGCAAGGGAGTTCCGCATGA
- a CDS encoding flavin reductase family protein, with protein sequence MRTDISPEETSSPDFYRSLTAVVAPRPIAWVSSTSPEGVDNLAPHSFFTAASVNPPVVQFTSVGEKASLRNIRASGEFVAHLTPTHLMAEVNATGTNFPPDVSEFDAAGLTREPSFTVKPPRVKESPVALECKLHQMMPMGDCTLVFGVVTHAVVTTDVLDGTHARIDQLAPLSRLGLDEWGTMGEVREIKRIRKADWPGHFRPGSAL encoded by the coding sequence ATGCGCACGGACATTAGCCCTGAAGAAACATCGTCACCCGATTTTTACCGCTCGTTGACCGCCGTGGTGGCTCCCCGCCCCATAGCCTGGGTTTCGAGTACCTCACCAGAGGGCGTGGACAATCTGGCTCCGCATTCTTTCTTCACCGCTGCCTCGGTAAATCCGCCGGTGGTCCAGTTCACGTCCGTGGGCGAAAAGGCCTCGTTACGCAATATCCGGGCCTCGGGGGAATTCGTGGCCCATCTGACCCCCACCCATTTGATGGCCGAGGTCAACGCGACAGGAACGAACTTCCCGCCCGACGTCAGCGAGTTCGACGCCGCGGGCCTGACACGTGAGCCAAGCTTCACGGTCAAGCCGCCCCGGGTAAAGGAGTCGCCGGTGGCGTTGGAATGCAAGCTCCACCAGATGATGCCGATGGGCGACTGCACGCTGGTTTTCGGCGTCGTGACCCATGCTGTGGTGACGACAGATGTTCTGGACGGAACGCACGCGCGGATAGACCAACTCGCACCGCTGTCCCGGTTAGGACTGGACGAATGGGGAACCATGGGCGAGGTGCGCGAAATCAAGCGGATCCGCAAGGCGGACTGGCCCGGGCACTTCCGTCCCGGATCCGCGCTCTGA
- a CDS encoding flavin-containing monooxygenase: MQNAAQTSPQKYDAVVVGAGLAGVYALYKLRKQGLSVRVLETGSGIGGTWYHNRYPGARCDIESLDYSYSFDNELQQDWSWSERYASQPEILRYINHVADRFDLRKHIQLDTKVISAIFDEATNTWAVGTDAGELFEARFAVMATGVLSVPQVPSTTGLEDFQGEWYHSGDWPHEGVDVHGKRVGVIGTGSSGTQMIPILADQADGLLVFQRTPNFCMPAQNYPIKPEVEQEWKATYPERRAFARQSGFGHNQVTNPKFGKEVSAEERLAELENRWDLGGLYMMRAFKDILVDKEVNDEASEFVRGKIRSIVADPQTAEALSPRDLPIGTKRLCSGTGYYETFNRENVTLVNVKESPIDRITATGVRTTDAHYDVDILVFAIGFDAMTGALNRLNPVGRGGRQLRDHWAAGPQTYLGLTVNGFPNMFIIAGPGSPSVFSNMVTSIEQHVEWIADAIAHLDGNGFDTIEASPEAETGWVRHVNEVANMTLYRESKATWFYGANIPGKPLVFMPYVGGVGNYWNRITALAQAGYTGFLLDGQESGSEAAEAVEIADSLHVTEPEEKAAVRA, from the coding sequence ATGCAGAACGCTGCGCAAACCAGCCCACAAAAGTACGACGCCGTGGTAGTGGGCGCTGGCCTGGCCGGTGTCTACGCCCTTTACAAGCTGCGGAAGCAAGGATTGTCGGTCAGAGTTCTCGAGACCGGCAGCGGAATCGGTGGTACCTGGTACCACAACCGCTATCCCGGTGCCCGGTGCGATATTGAATCGCTGGACTACTCCTACTCCTTCGACAATGAACTGCAGCAGGATTGGAGCTGGAGCGAACGGTACGCCTCGCAGCCGGAGATCCTGCGGTACATCAACCACGTGGCGGACCGGTTCGACCTACGTAAGCACATTCAATTGGATACCAAAGTCATTTCAGCGATCTTCGACGAAGCTACGAACACGTGGGCCGTCGGTACCGACGCAGGTGAGCTCTTCGAAGCGCGGTTCGCGGTAATGGCTACGGGCGTATTGTCCGTTCCCCAGGTCCCGTCCACCACGGGTCTGGAGGACTTCCAGGGAGAGTGGTATCACTCAGGGGACTGGCCGCACGAGGGCGTGGATGTCCACGGCAAGCGTGTCGGAGTAATCGGCACGGGCTCGTCAGGAACGCAGATGATTCCCATTCTCGCGGACCAAGCCGATGGGCTGCTGGTGTTCCAACGGACACCCAACTTCTGCATGCCCGCCCAGAATTATCCAATCAAGCCGGAAGTGGAACAGGAATGGAAGGCCACCTATCCGGAGCGCCGCGCGTTCGCCCGGCAGTCTGGCTTCGGGCACAACCAAGTGACCAACCCGAAGTTCGGCAAGGAAGTTTCGGCGGAGGAAAGGCTGGCAGAACTGGAGAACCGCTGGGACTTGGGCGGCCTGTATATGATGCGTGCGTTCAAGGACATTCTGGTGGACAAGGAAGTTAATGACGAGGCTTCCGAGTTTGTCCGTGGGAAGATCCGCAGCATCGTTGCCGACCCGCAAACCGCTGAAGCGCTTTCCCCTCGAGACCTGCCGATCGGCACCAAGCGGTTGTGCTCCGGCACCGGATACTACGAGACGTTCAATCGGGAGAATGTCACGCTGGTCAACGTCAAGGAGTCGCCGATCGACCGGATCACAGCCACCGGAGTACGTACCACCGACGCTCATTACGACGTCGACATCCTGGTCTTTGCTATCGGTTTCGACGCGATGACCGGCGCCCTGAACCGGCTTAACCCGGTGGGCCGGGGAGGCCGCCAGTTGCGCGACCACTGGGCCGCCGGACCGCAGACCTACCTCGGCCTGACGGTTAACGGATTCCCCAACATGTTCATCATTGCAGGCCCCGGCAGCCCCTCGGTGTTCAGCAACATGGTCACGTCCATCGAGCAGCACGTGGAGTGGATCGCGGACGCCATCGCCCATCTGGACGGCAACGGATTCGACACCATTGAAGCCAGCCCGGAAGCGGAAACCGGATGGGTCCGCCACGTAAACGAGGTTGCCAACATGACCCTTTACCGCGAGTCGAAGGCTACCTGGTTCTACGGCGCCAATATCCCGGGCAAGCCGTTGGTTTTCATGCCGTATGTCGGTGGTGTAGGTAATTACTGGAACCGGATTACTGCACTGGCCCAAGCCGGATACACAGGCTTTCTGCTCGACGGCCAGGAGAGCGGATCCGAGGCTGCTGAGGCCGTCGAGATCGCCGACTCGCTCCACGTGACGGAGCCGGAGGAAAAGGCGGCAGTTCGTGCCTAG
- a CDS encoding IclR family transcriptional regulator, whose product MKRTTPGETGLSRIVKVLEAFDKGKSTLTPAEIVRRTGLPAASTYRLVNELLEVGFLDKSDGGVQTGVRLWELASRESKTLSLRNTALPFMEDLQDAIRQHTQLSVMDGTDILYIERLSAPDAVVNITRVAGRLPAVVASPGLVMAAFGSSELQETILAAEVPQYTRFTPSTTADFRRIFAEIRRQGYARMDGWIDEGVSGIAMPVRDAEGEVIAALSVLLPNDGKTPRMALPAVQIAAAGISRALGWSPSHR is encoded by the coding sequence GTGAAGAGAACCACGCCGGGTGAAACCGGACTGAGCCGGATCGTGAAGGTCCTTGAAGCGTTCGACAAAGGCAAGTCCACGTTGACCCCTGCTGAAATTGTCCGCCGGACCGGGCTGCCCGCAGCCAGCACCTATCGTCTGGTCAACGAGTTGCTCGAAGTGGGCTTCCTGGACAAGTCCGACGGCGGAGTCCAGACCGGAGTGCGGCTGTGGGAGCTGGCCTCGCGCGAGTCCAAGACATTGAGCCTGCGAAATACCGCACTGCCCTTCATGGAGGACCTGCAGGACGCCATCCGCCAGCACACCCAGCTCTCCGTCATGGACGGCACGGACATTCTCTACATTGAACGACTGTCCGCTCCTGACGCCGTCGTCAACATCACCAGGGTTGCCGGCCGGCTGCCCGCTGTGGTCGCCTCCCCTGGCTTGGTCATGGCGGCGTTCGGCTCGAGTGAACTGCAGGAAACGATCTTGGCTGCCGAGGTGCCGCAGTACACCCGCTTCACGCCGTCCACAACGGCCGATTTCCGCCGGATCTTCGCAGAGATCCGGCGTCAGGGCTACGCGCGGATGGACGGATGGATCGACGAAGGCGTCTCCGGCATCGCCATGCCCGTCCGCGACGCCGAGGGTGAGGTGATTGCCGCGCTCTCCGTGCTTCTGCCCAACGACGGCAAGACGCCAAGAATGGCGCTGCCTGCCGTGCAGATAGCGGCCGCCGGCATCTCCCGGGCCTTGGGCTGGTCCCCGTCCCACCGGTAA